GGGCGGCCGCGGCGAGGCGGCGGGCCGCCTCGGAGAGTTCCACCGGGTCCGCCGCGGCGGCGAAGGCGAGCCGCAGGTGGGCGGCGGGCGGTTCGGCGGGGAAGAACCGGCGGCCGGCGTCCACGGCCACGCGGTGGGCGCGGGCCGCGTCCACGACGGCCTCCTCGGTGAGTCCGGGCGGGAGGCGGAGCCACAGGTGCAGGCCGCCCTCCGGCGGTGCGGCGGGGGCCCAGTCGGGGAGTTCGCGGGCCAGGGCGCCGGACAGGACGGCGCAGCGGCGTCGCAGCTCGGTGCCGAGGGAGCGCAGGTGGCGGTCCCAGGCGGGGGTGGAGAGCAGTTCGACGGCGGCTTCCTGGAGCGGGCGGGCGATGAAGAAGTCGTCGGCGCGGCGCAGGCTGTGCAGCCGGTGCAGGACGGGGCCGCGGGCGACGACGGCGCCGATCCGCAGGCTGGGCGAGGCCGGTTTGGTGAGCGAGGTGAGGTGGACGACGGTGCCGTCGCGGTCGTCGGCGGCGAGCGGTCGCGGCAGGGGGCGGCCGTGGCCGAGGTGGCGGGCGAAGTCGTCCTCGATCAGGAAGGCACCGGCGGCGCGTGCGACGTCGGTGATCTGGCGGCGCCGTTCGGGGGCGAGGACGGTGCCGGTCGGGTTGTGGACGGTGGGCTGGCAGTAGAGCAGTCGGGCGCCGGTCATCGCGAAGGCGTCGGCGAGCAGGTCCGGTCGTAGGCCCTGCGCGTCCATGGGGACGGGGACGGGTCGCAGGCCCGCGGCCCGTGCGGCGGCGAGTGCGCCGGGGTAGGTGGGGGACTCGACGAGGACGGGTGCGCCGGGGGCGGCGGTGGCGCGGAAGAGCATCGAGAGGGCGTTCTGGCCGCCGCCGGTGACGAGCACGTCCTCGGGGGTGTGGTCGCCGCCGGCCTGGCGGGCGAAGAGGGCGCGCAGGGTGGCGAGCCCGGCGGCCGGTGCGCGGTGCCAGGCGTCGGGGCGGCGGGCGGCGCGGGCGAGGGCGGCGCCGAGGGTCTTCGCGGGTTGGAGGCTCTCGTGCAGGTAGCCGCCGGAGAGGTTGGCGGCGTCGGCGGCGGGCTCCTGTGGTGCCGTCTCCTCGTGCCGGGCGTCGATGTGGCGGCCCGCCAGGGCGACGGACTGCCAGGAGGTGTCGGGGGCCGCGGTGGTGGCGGGTGGGCGGGCGGTGACGTAGGTGCCGCTGCCGGGCCGGGTGACGACGGCGCCCTCGGCCGCGAGCTGGGCGATGGCGCGGGAGACGGTGACCGGGCCGACCCCGTGACGAGCGATCAGGTCGCGGCTGCTGGGCAGGCGGTCACCGGGGGCGAGCCGGGCGATCTCGGTACGGAGGATCGCCAACAGCGTCTCGATACTGCTACCGTCGGACATGAGGAAACAGAATAGCGCTTTCGCAGGAACGACGGAACCGCTCCTGGACGTGGCGGGCCTGCGGGCCGACACCCCGGGCTGTGCGAACGTCGTCCACTTCAACAACGCCGGCTGCGGCCTGATGGCCCGTCCGGTGCTGCAGGCGACGCTCGACCATCTGCGGCTGGAGGCCGAGACGGGTGGCTACGAGGCGGCCGCGGCCCGCGCGGAGGGCATCGCCGACTTCTACGCCGCGACGGCCGAGCTGGTGAACACCCGTCGCCGCAACATCGCGTTCGCCGCGAGCGCGACCCATGCCTGGTCGAAGGCGGTGTCCGCGATCGACTTCCAGCCCGGCGACACCGTTCTGACGACCCGCAACGACTTCATCTCCAACCAGATCGCCCTGCTGTCGCTGCGCCGGCGCCACGGCGTCCGGATCGTGCACGCGCCGGACCGCGCCGACGGCGGCGGTGTCGACGTGGACGCGATGGCCGCGCTGATGCGGGCCCACCGTCCGCGTCTGGTCGCCGTCACCCACGTGCCCACCAACTCGGGCCTGGTCCAGCCGGTGGCCGCGATCGGCCGGCACTGCCGGGACCTCGGCCTGCTCTACCTGGTCGACGCCTGCCAGTCGGTCGGCCAGCTCCCGGTCGACGTGGCGGAGATCGGCTGCGACCTGCTGACCGCCACCTGCCGCAAGTTCCTGCGCGGTCCGCGCGGCTCGGGCTTCCTGTACGTCTCCGACCGGGTGCTCGACGCCGGCTCCGAGCCGCTGTTCATCGACATGCACGGCGCGCGCTGGGTCGCCCCCGGCCACTACCGCCCGGTGGCCACCGCCGCCCGCTTCGAGGAGTGGGAGTTCCCGTACGCCACCGTGCTCGGCTGTGCCGCCGCCGTCCGCTACGCCCTGCGGGTCGGCCCGGACGCGGTCGCCCGGCGCACCCCGGCCCTCGCCGGCCGGCTCCGCGCCCGGCTGGACGCCATCGCGGGCGTGCGCACCCTCGACCGGGGCCCGGCACCCGCCGCCCTGGTCACCTTCGCGATCGAGGGCTGGGAGGCCCGGCCGTTCAAGGCGGCACTGGACGCGCGCGGCGTCAACTCGGCGCTGAGCTTCCGCGAGTTCGCCCAGTTCGACTTCCGCGACAAGGAGGTGGAGTGGTGCCTGCGGCTCTCGCCGCACTACTACAACACCGAGGAGGAGGTCGACCTGGTGGCCGGCGCGGTGGCCGAGCTGGCGGGGGCCGCGCGGTGACCGGCTCCCCTCCCCCGCTCGCGGAACCGCGGTCGGCCCTGTCGGAGCCGGGGACGGCGCCGCAGAGCCTCTGGCGCAACCGCGACTTCGTGCGGTTCTGGCTGGGCGAGACGGTCTCGCTGCTCGGCACCCAGGTCACCGCGCTCGCCCTGCCGCTCACCGCCATCGGCGCCTTCGGAGCCACCGACAAGCAGGTCGGACTGCTGCGCTTCCTGCAGCTCGTGCCCTACCTCGGGCTGGCGCTGCTGATCGGCGTGTGGACGGACCGGGTGCGGCGCCGGCCGGTGATGCTGGGCGCCAACGTGGTCCGGCTGCTGCTGCTCGCCCTCGTCCCGCTGCTGTACTGGCGGCACGCCCTGACCCTGCCGGTGCTGATGGTGATCGCCTGCGCGGTGGGGATCGCCTCCGTGGCGTTCGACGTCAGCTGGATGTCGTACCTGCCGGTCGTGGTGGGCCGCGGCGAGCAGTACGTCGGGGCGAGCGCCAGGATGGGCGCGAGCTCGTCGGCGGCGGACGTGGCCGGGCCCGGACTCGCGGGAGTGCTGGTGTCCGCCGTCGGCGCACCGGCGGCCCTGCTCGTCGACGCGGGCTCCTACCTGGTCTCGGTGGTCTCGCTGCTGCTGATCCGCACCCCCGAGCCGCGCCCCGGACGGGCGGCCGAGCGGCACCTGTTGCGTGAACTGAAGGACGGCCTCGGCTTCGTCCTGCGGGACGGCGTGCTGCGGGCGCTGGCGCTGATCGGGTTCTGCTGCAACTTCTCGATGATCACCGTGTGGACGATGTTCCTGCTCTACGGCACCCGCGAGCTCGGGCTGTCGTCGACCGTGCTCGGCGCCGTCCTCGCCACCGCCTCGGTCGGCGGACTGGTCGGCGCCCTGGTGTCCGGACGGGTGATCGCCCGGTTCCCGCTCGGCCGGGTCTACCTGGTCGCGCAGTCCGCACTGCTGCTCGGCCCGGTCCTGATACCCGCCGCGGCCGGCCCCCGGCCGGTGATGATCGGCCTGTTCGTGCTCTCCTTCTTCACCACCTATCTCGGCCTGGGCGTCGCCGGGGTGGTCATCGTCAGCCTCCGACAGGCCGTCACCCCGCAGTCGATGACCGGCCGGATGACCGCCGCCTTCCGGACGCTGCTGTTCGGCGGCGGCGCGCTCGGCGGCCTGGCGGCCGGTCTGCTCGCCGGGCAGTTCGGCGCCCGGGGAGCCCTGGCGATCGCCGCCGTCGGCTCCGCCGCGGTCGTCCCCGTCCTGCTGCGGACACCAGTCGTCCGGCTGCGCGCGATGCCTGCCCCGGTCGGGGAGCCCGCGGGCGGCTGACGGCCACGACACCGCACGGTCCGTCAGCGGCCGGGGCACGCCGCCCCGGCCGCTGCGGATCGGCCGCCGCGCGGGTGCCTCACTCCGGCCGCCGGTGCCTGCGGGCGGCGCGGGCGTGCGCGTCGGCCAGCAGCGCGCGGGCCCGGTCGGCGGTGGCCGGGCCCGGGTTGAGGATGCAGACCCAGCCCTGGACGGCGTAGGCGGGATGGGGCAGCACCCGGTCCAACGCGGTGTGGTCGACGTCGCCGTGCCGGTCCCGGTGGGCGGCGGGCGGGTGGCCGATCAGCTCCTCGAAGGCCGCCCGGCCGACGGAGACGCTCAGCCGGAAGACGCCGGGGCGGTTCAGGTCCGAGGCGGTGTCGTAGCCCTCGTAGTCCTTGGTGACGACGGTGGCGAACGGCATCCGGCGCGGGGAGTCGCCCGCCGGGTCGTAGAAGAGGAAGGTGTCGCCCCAGGCGGCCTCGGGTGCGCCGCCGGCCGCGTCCGCGGTGACCGCGACGACGCCGGGCAGGCTCCGGGCGTACGCGATGATCTCGTCCTCGGTCAGTGAGTCCATGGCTTCAAGTGTTTCATTGAAGTGCTTGTTGGCAGTTTGCGCCGACAGGCCGCAGGCACCGGCGGGCCGGGTGCGCGCTAACCTTCAAATCCGGTGGAAGCACGGGCGAGGCGGGGCACAGGGGTGGCGGAGCGGGGACACGGGTACCGTCCGGTGGATCTGACCCGGGCCGCCGGGATCTCCACCCAGCAGATCCGCAACTACGCCGACGCCGGCATCCTGCCGCCCGCCCCGCGGACCGGGGCCGGGTACCGCCGCTTCGACCGGAGCCACCTCGACGCGCTGCTCGCCTACCGGGCACTGGCCGCCGGCTGCGGACCGCTGCCCGCGCAGGCGGTGATGCGCGCGGTGCACGCCGGCGACCGGCCGGGGGCGCTGGCCCTGCTGGACGCGGCCCACGCCGAGCTGCACCGGCAGCGCCAGGCCGCCACCGCCACCCGCACCACCCTGGAGGCGCTCGCCGGCCGGCCACCGCACCCCGTGCGGTCCGGCACGGGCCTGCGGATCGGCGAGGTCGCCGCGCTCCTCGGCGTCCGGCCTCCGCCGTCCGCACCTGGGAGGTGGCCGGCCTGCTCGCGCCGCTCCGCGAGCGCGGCACCGGCCACCGCCTCTACGGCCCGGCCGACGTCCGGGACGCGCAGGTCACGGCGATGCTCCGGCAGGCGCACCACCGGCTGCCGCAGATCCGGGCCGTCCTCGACGACCTCCGCCGCACCGGCAGCACCGAGGCCCTCCGCGCGGCCGTCGCCCACCGGCACGCCGCCCTCGACCGGCAGTCGGCGGCCCTGCTGGAAGCCTCCGGCCACCTGCACCGCTGTCTCACCGCGGCTGAAGGCCGGTGACCCGGCCGCCAGCAGGCCCCCATCGAGCCCCACAGGCCGAAGGCGCGCGAGCGGGCGGCCGGCTCCGGGTAGGACTGCTGGAGGAGGGCGAGCGAGCCGGGCACGATAAGTGCCGCGCCGAGCCCCTCCACCAGGCGGGCGGCGACCAGCACCGGGGTGTCCCGGGCGAGCGCGCAGGCGGCCGAGGCCACGGTGAACACCAGGACGCCGGCGCAGAAGACCCGCCGGTTTCCGAGCCTGTCCCCCAGTGCGCCACCGGTCAGCAGCAGGCCGGCGAAGACCAGCAATGTAGCCGTCGGTGATCCACTGGATCCCGGTGAGCGACGCCCCGAGCTCCCGGCCGATCACCGGCACGGCGACGTTGATGATCGTCACGTCGAGGATGACCATGAAATACCCGGCGCACACCGCGAGCAGCGGCGCCCAGTGCCCGCCGCCGCCCGGTGCGGGCCCGCCCCGCGGCTGCTCCGTCTCCGCCACGCCTGCACTCTTCCCCGCCCGTGGTCACCCTTGGACGCCTGCCACCTTACGGGACGTCAGGGCCACGGGGCGGGAGCGCGGGCCGGGGCGGGGACCGCTCGGCCCGGCTGTTGTAGTGCGGTGTACCCGCCGCTACGCTGCCGGTATGAAGCAGCTGAACGTCCGACTCGACGACGAGGCCCACGAGGCGCTGGAGCAGCGCGCGGAGGCCGCGGGGATGAGCCTGCCGGAGTACGCGCGCAGGATTCTGGCGGAGGAGGCGGACGAGCGGCGCGAGCGGTTCCTGACGGCTGCGGCGCACTTCTCCCAGGCATGGGGTTCCGCCTTCGAGGCAGAGTTCGGCCCGTACCCGCAGGACGGCGGCAGGGCGGCGAGCGCCGCGTGATGCTGCGCATCGACCGGGCCTGGCTGCTCGACATCGCCCACCAGTTCCTGCCCGGCGATCCGGACGTGACGGACTACGGCTCGCTGGCGGCGGCCGTCGCCCGGCACGTGGACGAGGTGATGGAGGTGCCGGTCTACGGCGGCCTCCACCAGCGGGCCGCGGCGCTGATGCACCAGCTCGTCCGGGTGCCGGCCCTGCAGTTCGGCAACGAGCACTTCGCCGCGGTGGTCGCGGCGTCCTATCTGAGCGCGTCCGGGGTGATCGTCACCGCGGAGCCCAAGCAGGCGGCGGAGCTCGCGGCGCGGCTGCGCGACGGCTCGGCGAACGTCCGGGACTGCGCCGAGGCTATCCGCGGCTGGTACCGCTGATCCGTCCGGCGAAGGCCGGCCGCACGTCCGGGGCCCCGGTACGGGAGGGGGTCAGCCCTCCTTGTGGGCCTTGAGCTTGCGCCAGACGGTGCCGAGCGCGGCCAGGTCCTGCTGGTCCAGGACGTCGGTGAAGACCGGGGCCAGGCAGGCGCGCCGGGTCTCGTCGGCCTCCGCGAAGACTTCGCGGCCGCGGGGGGTCAGCGCGACCTCGACGGAGCGGGCGTCCCGGGCCGACGGGGTGCGGGAGACCAGGCCGCGGGTCTGGAGGGCGTCGAGCACGCGGGAGACCTGGCTGCGGCTGAGCATGGTGCTGTTGCCGAGGACGGAGGCGGCGACCGGCTCGTCGCTGTTGGCGAGCCACAGCATGACCTCGAACCAGGAGACCGGCAGGTCGTGCGCCTTGGACAGGGCGCGGTCGACGCGCTCGGTCAGTGTGGTGCCGGCCCAGACCAGGCCGTAGAAGGCGTGGTCGGCCTCGGACATCTCCGCCGGGGTGAGCTTCCTGGTCGCCATGGTCCCTGATCATACCGGGTTGCGTGTGTGCGCACGCAATGCTTATGGTGTGTGTGCACACACCGAACGGATGACGGCTCCCGCTGCCCGTTCCACCGCTCCGGAAGGAACCCTCGCCATGTCCTCCTCCAAGGTCGTTCTGATCACCGGCACCTCCTCCGGCATCGGCCTCGCCGCCGCGATCGCGGCCGCCCGGGCCGGCTGGCGGACGGTCGCCACCCTGCGCGACCCGAACCGGGCCGACGCGCTCCGCAAGGCCGCCGCCGAGGCCGGCGTCGAGCTGGACATCCGCCGGCTCGACGTCGTCGACGAGGCCGCCGTGAACGCCGTCGTCGACGCGGTGATCGCCGACCACGGCCGGCTCGACGCCGTGGTCAACAACGCTGGCGCCGGCCACCTCGGCACCCTGGAGAACGAGACCGTCGCCGACGTCCGCGAGGTCATGGAGGTCAACTTCTTCGGCGTCCTGAACGTCTCCAAGGCCGCCCTCCCGCACCTGCGCGCCACCGGCGGCCGGCTGATCACCGTCACCAGCGTCGGCGGCGTCGTCGGTCAGCCCTTCAACGAGGCCTACTGCGCCGCCAAGTTCGCGGTCGAGGGCTACATGGAGAGCCTCGCCCCCGCGGCCGCCTCGGTCGGCGTCTCCGTCAGCGTGGTCGAACCGGGCGCCGTCGC
The nucleotide sequence above comes from Streptomyces sp. TLI_235. Encoded proteins:
- a CDS encoding putative MFS family arabinose efflux permease — protein: MTGSPPPLAEPRSALSEPGTAPQSLWRNRDFVRFWLGETVSLLGTQVTALALPLTAIGAFGATDKQVGLLRFLQLVPYLGLALLIGVWTDRVRRRPVMLGANVVRLLLLALVPLLYWRHALTLPVLMVIACAVGIASVAFDVSWMSYLPVVVGRGEQYVGASARMGASSSAADVAGPGLAGVLVSAVGAPAALLVDAGSYLVSVVSLLLIRTPEPRPGRAAERHLLRELKDGLGFVLRDGVLRALALIGFCCNFSMITVWTMFLLYGTRELGLSSTVLGAVLATASVGGLVGALVSGRVIARFPLGRVYLVAQSALLLGPVLIPAAAGPRPVMIGLFVLSFFTTYLGLGVAGVVIVSLRQAVTPQSMTGRMTAAFRTLLFGGGALGGLAAGLLAGQFGARGALAIAAVGSAAVVPVLLRTPVVRLRAMPAPVGEPAGG
- a CDS encoding DNA-binding MarR family transcriptional regulator, which produces MATRKLTPAEMSEADHAFYGLVWAGTTLTERVDRALSKAHDLPVSWFEVMLWLANSDEPVAASVLGNSTMLSRSQVSRVLDALQTRGLVSRTPSARDARSVEVALTPRGREVFAEADETRRACLAPVFTDVLDQQDLAALGTVWRKLKAHKEG
- a CDS encoding DNA-binding transcriptional MocR family regulator; amino-acid sequence: MSDGSSIETLLAILRTEIARLAPGDRLPSSRDLIARHGVGPVTVSRAIAQLAAEGAVVTRPGSGTYVTARPPATTAAPDTSWQSVALAGRHIDARHEETAPQEPAADAANLSGGYLHESLQPAKTLGAALARAARRPDAWHRAPAAGLATLRALFARQAGGDHTPEDVLVTGGGQNALSMLFRATAAPGAPVLVESPTYPGALAAARAAGLRPVPVPMDAQGLRPDLLADAFAMTGARLLYCQPTVHNPTGTVLAPERRRQITDVARAAGAFLIEDDFARHLGHGRPLPRPLAADDRDGTVVHLTSLTKPASPSLRIGAVVARGPVLHRLHSLRRADDFFIARPLQEAAVELLSTPAWDRHLRSLGTELRRRCAVLSGALARELPDWAPAAPPEGGLHLWLRLPPGLTEEAVVDAARAHRVAVDAGRRFFPAEPPAAHLRLAFAAAADPVELSEAARRLAAAARTAH
- a CDS encoding short-subunit dehydrogenase translates to MSSSKVVLITGTSSGIGLAAAIAAARAGWRTVATLRDPNRADALRKAAAEAGVELDIRRLDVVDEAAVNAVVDAVIADHGRLDAVVNNAGAGHLGTLENETVADVREVMEVNFFGVLNVSKAALPHLRATGGRLITVTSVGGVVGQPFNEAYCAAKFAVEGYMESLAPAAASVGVSVSVVEPGAVATEFVNNIGLDLEAEVAAAGPYAPALGAYLNRTVSQFLNGAQTPAEVAETVMEALTADRPAFRLQTSDWARTFTGLKLADLDGSAVLGMTNGWVTGS
- a CDS encoding ribbon-helix-helix CopG family protein yields the protein MKQLNVRLDDEAHEALEQRAEAAGMSLPEYARRILAEEADERRERFLTAAAHFSQAWGSAFEAEFGPYPQDGGRAASAA
- a CDS encoding selenocysteine lyase/cysteine desulfurase — its product is MAGLRADTPGCANVVHFNNAGCGLMARPVLQATLDHLRLEAETGGYEAAAARAEGIADFYAATAELVNTRRRNIAFAASATHAWSKAVSAIDFQPGDTVLTTRNDFISNQIALLSLRRRHGVRIVHAPDRADGGGVDVDAMAALMRAHRPRLVAVTHVPTNSGLVQPVAAIGRHCRDLGLLYLVDACQSVGQLPVDVAEIGCDLLTATCRKFLRGPRGSGFLYVSDRVLDAGSEPLFIDMHGARWVAPGHYRPVATAARFEEWEFPYATVLGCAAAVRYALRVGPDAVARRTPALAGRLRARLDAIAGVRTLDRGPAPAALVTFAIEGWEARPFKAALDARGVNSALSFREFAQFDFRDKEVEWCLRLSPHYYNTEEEVDLVAGAVAELAGAAR